From Nicotiana tabacum cultivar K326 chromosome 15, ASM71507v2, whole genome shotgun sequence, the proteins below share one genomic window:
- the LOC107778737 gene encoding uncharacterized protein LOC107778737 isoform X1 produces the protein MAPPENDGRGKKKLEEESSNGIVSNVADSDSDHDYGMYVDCRSMSRKLREEYNRQVDESEGFDINLDLPLGVSVVAPINPQWGFENIPRYTELSHMAIDDFNSQNNKRYEFVKNLTVNTSLAAGFWCRITFQARDADAASDAVKTFQTLAWWGIDGDKEIIFCRLKNQSSGEGGERPPDSNVDVKATQ, from the exons ATGGCACCTCCAGAGAATGATGGCCGAGGGAAAAAAAAGTTGGAAGAGGAGAGTAGTAATGGAATAGTTTCAAATGTCGCTGATTCTGATTCTGATCACGATTATGGTATGTATGTCGACTGTCGCAGTATGTCCCGGAAACTTCGGGAGGAATATAATCGGCAGGTGGATGAGAGCGAG GGTTTTGATATCAATTTGGATTTGCCATTGGGGGTTAGTGTTGTGGCTCCAATTAATCCACAATGGGGTTTCGAGAACATCCCAAGATATACCGAGCTGTCTCACATGGCTATTGACGATTTCAATTCACAGAAT AATAAACGGTACGAATTTGTCAAAAATTTGACTGTGAACACATCACTTGCTGCTGGGTTTTGGTGTCGTATCACCTTTCAAGCCAGGGATGCTGATGCTGCTTCTGATGCTGTAAAGACCTTTCAAACATTGGCATGGTGGGGAATTGATGGAGACAAAGAAATTATATTTTGCAGGCTTAAGAATCAATCCAGTGGTGAAG